From the genome of Streptacidiphilus rugosus AM-16, one region includes:
- a CDS encoding cysteine desulfurase family protein: MPYLDHAATTPMLPEAVQAMTAQFGQTGNASSLHAAGRRARRVIEESRETLAAALGARPSEIVLTGGGTESDNLAVKGLYWARRDADPVRRRILCSPVEHHAVLDAVHWLEQHEGAVVDWLPVDPLGRVHAQTLRAALEANPADVALVTVMWANNEVGTIQPIRELSAVAREFGVPMHADAVQAFGQVPLSFEDSGLDAMTVTGHKVGGPYGVGALVLSRGASPVPLLHGGGQERDVRSGTLDVPAAAGFAAAAAIAAERRPAAAAELAALRDMLIAEVRAAVPDAVLNGDPSAEGRLSANAHFSFPGCEGDALLMLLDARGIECSTGSACSAGVPQPSHVLLAMGAEPAMARASLRFSLGHTSTPSDVKALADAIAPVVARARLAGATTRR, from the coding sequence ATGCCCTACCTCGACCACGCCGCCACGACGCCGATGCTGCCGGAGGCGGTCCAGGCGATGACCGCGCAGTTCGGTCAGACCGGCAACGCCTCGTCCCTGCACGCCGCCGGACGCCGCGCCCGCCGGGTGATCGAGGAGTCCCGCGAGACCCTCGCCGCCGCGCTGGGCGCCCGCCCGAGCGAGATCGTCCTCACCGGCGGCGGTACCGAGTCCGACAACCTCGCGGTGAAGGGTCTCTACTGGGCCCGCAGGGACGCCGATCCCGTGCGCCGCCGGATCCTCTGCAGCCCCGTCGAGCACCACGCGGTCCTGGACGCGGTGCACTGGCTGGAGCAGCACGAGGGTGCCGTCGTGGACTGGCTCCCGGTCGACCCGCTGGGCCGCGTCCACGCGCAGACGCTGCGCGCGGCGCTCGAGGCGAACCCGGCGGACGTCGCACTGGTCACCGTGATGTGGGCCAACAACGAGGTCGGCACGATCCAGCCGATCCGTGAACTTTCGGCGGTGGCACGGGAGTTCGGCGTGCCGATGCACGCGGACGCGGTCCAGGCCTTCGGCCAGGTCCCGCTCTCCTTCGAGGACTCGGGCCTGGACGCGATGACGGTGACCGGCCACAAGGTCGGCGGCCCGTACGGGGTCGGCGCGCTGGTGCTGTCCCGCGGGGCGAGCCCGGTCCCGCTGCTGCACGGCGGCGGCCAGGAGCGCGACGTCCGCTCGGGGACGCTGGACGTCCCCGCGGCGGCGGGGTTCGCCGCGGCGGCGGCGATCGCCGCGGAGCGGAGACCCGCGGCCGCGGCGGAACTGGCGGCGCTGCGGGACATGCTGATCGCGGAGGTCCGCGCGGCGGTTCCCGACGCGGTGCTGAACGGCGACCCGTCCGCGGAGGGCCGGCTCAGCGCCAACGCCCACTTCTCCTTCCCCGGCTGCGAGGGCGACGCGCTGCTGATGCTGCTCGACGCGCGCGGCATCGAGTGCTCGACGGGCTCCGCGTGCTCGGCGGGCGTCCCCCAGCCGAGCCACGTCCTCCTCGCGATGGGCGCGGAGCCGGCGATGGCGCGGGCGTCCCTCCGCTTCTCCCTCGGCCACACCTCGACCCCCTCGGACGTCAAGGCCCTCGCCGACGCCATCGCCCCCGTCGTCGCCCGCGCCCGCCTGGCCGGCGCGACGACGAGGCGGTAG
- the ligA gene encoding NAD-dependent DNA ligase LigA yields MSLDEDRARHAQLAQEIEEHRYRYYNEDAPTISDGEFDLLMRELEAIEERFPELRTPDSPTQKVGGDATTDFAKVEHLERMLSLDNAFNDEELDAWAERVERDLAGQEFHYLCELKIDGLAVNLTYERGVLVRAATRGTGRVGDDITPNVRTIKEIPHRLTGENPPELVEIRGEVYFPIEDFEDLNIARVAAGEDPYANPRNSAAGSLRQKDPAVTAQRPLHMIVHGIGARRGFDIDCQSHAYELLHGWGLPTARHNAVVGTLAEVKEFIARYGEQRHSVEHEIDGVVVKVDEIALQGRLGSTSRAPRWAIAWKYPPEEVNAKLDRILVGIGRTGRATPYAVLEKPVKVAGSMVQYATLHNQDVVKAKGVLLGDTIVIRKAGDVIPEILGPVVALRDGTERPFVMPTHCHECGTELRPMTEGDKDLRCPNARYCPAQLRERVAFLGGRECLDVEGFGYVAAIALTQPLEPASPPLVNEGDLFDLTVEELLPIKALVRDPKTGLPRIDEETGEQKVVSFFANLRGEPKKTTTQLLDNLQLAKEQPLWRVLNGLSIRRVGPVAAQAIAREFRDLDRIASAGEEELAAVEGVGPGIAKAVVDWFAEDWHREIIEKWRAAGVRFVDEAGEEESGPRPLEGLTVVVTGTLADHTRDGAKDALQARGAKVTGSVSKKTDFVVVGDNPGSKYDKAVQLKLAILDDAGFAVLLAEGPDAARAAALPVEE; encoded by the coding sequence GTGTCGTTGGACGAGGATCGCGCACGGCACGCGCAGCTTGCCCAGGAGATCGAAGAGCACCGGTACCGGTACTACAACGAGGACGCGCCGACGATCAGCGACGGCGAGTTCGATCTGCTCATGCGCGAGCTCGAGGCGATCGAGGAGCGGTTCCCCGAGCTGCGCACGCCCGACTCGCCGACGCAGAAGGTGGGCGGCGACGCGACCACCGACTTCGCCAAGGTCGAGCACCTGGAGCGGATGCTCAGTCTGGACAACGCCTTCAACGACGAGGAGCTGGACGCCTGGGCCGAGCGCGTCGAGCGTGATCTCGCGGGGCAGGAGTTCCACTACCTGTGCGAGCTGAAGATCGACGGTCTGGCCGTGAACCTGACCTACGAGCGGGGCGTGCTGGTCCGTGCCGCGACGCGGGGCACCGGCAGGGTCGGCGACGACATCACCCCCAACGTGCGCACGATCAAGGAGATCCCGCACCGGTTGACCGGTGAGAACCCGCCGGAGCTGGTGGAGATCCGCGGCGAGGTCTACTTCCCGATCGAGGACTTCGAGGACCTGAACATCGCCAGGGTCGCGGCCGGCGAGGACCCTTACGCCAACCCGCGCAACTCCGCGGCCGGCTCGCTGCGGCAGAAGGACCCGGCCGTCACCGCCCAGCGCCCGCTGCACATGATCGTCCACGGCATCGGCGCCCGCCGGGGTTTCGACATCGACTGCCAGTCGCACGCCTACGAGCTGCTGCACGGATGGGGTCTGCCGACGGCACGGCACAACGCGGTGGTCGGCACCCTGGCGGAGGTCAAGGAGTTCATCGCCCGCTACGGCGAGCAGCGCCACAGCGTCGAGCACGAGATCGACGGCGTGGTCGTCAAGGTGGACGAGATCGCCCTCCAGGGCCGGCTCGGCTCCACCTCCCGCGCGCCGCGCTGGGCCATCGCCTGGAAGTACCCGCCGGAGGAGGTCAACGCCAAGCTGGACCGGATCCTCGTCGGCATCGGCCGGACCGGCCGGGCCACGCCGTACGCCGTGCTGGAGAAGCCGGTCAAGGTCGCCGGTTCGATGGTGCAGTACGCGACGCTGCACAACCAGGACGTGGTCAAGGCCAAGGGCGTCCTGCTGGGCGACACGATCGTGATCCGCAAGGCGGGTGACGTCATCCCCGAGATCCTCGGCCCGGTGGTGGCGCTCCGCGACGGCACCGAGCGCCCGTTCGTGATGCCCACCCACTGCCACGAGTGCGGCACCGAACTGCGCCCGATGACCGAGGGGGACAAGGATCTCCGCTGTCCCAACGCCCGGTACTGCCCTGCGCAGTTGCGGGAGCGCGTCGCCTTTCTCGGCGGCCGCGAGTGCCTGGACGTCGAGGGCTTCGGTTACGTCGCGGCCATCGCGCTCACCCAGCCGTTGGAGCCGGCCAGCCCGCCGCTCGTGAACGAGGGCGACCTCTTCGACCTCACGGTCGAGGAGCTGCTGCCCATCAAGGCGCTGGTGCGCGATCCGAAGACGGGGCTGCCCCGGATCGACGAGGAGACCGGCGAGCAGAAGGTCGTCAGCTTCTTCGCCAACCTCAGGGGCGAGCCGAAGAAGACCACCACGCAACTGCTCGACAATCTCCAGCTGGCCAAGGAGCAGCCGCTCTGGCGGGTGCTCAACGGCCTCTCGATCCGACGGGTCGGGCCGGTCGCCGCGCAGGCCATCGCGCGTGAGTTCCGTGATCTGGACCGGATCGCGAGCGCCGGTGAGGAGGAACTCGCCGCGGTCGAGGGGGTCGGCCCCGGCATCGCGAAGGCGGTCGTCGACTGGTTCGCCGAGGACTGGCACCGGGAGATCATCGAGAAGTGGCGTGCCGCCGGCGTCCGCTTCGTCGACGAGGCCGGGGAGGAGGAGTCGGGGCCGCGGCCGTTGGAGGGGCTGACCGTGGTGGTCACCGGGACTCTCGCCGACCACACGCGGGACGGCGCGAAGGACGCGCTGCAGGCGCGTGGCGCCAAGGTGACCGGGTCGGTGTCGAAGAAGACCGACTTCGTCGTCGTCGGCGACAACCCGGGATCGAAGTACGACAAGGCGGTGCAGCTCAAGCTGGCCATCCTGGACGACGCCGGTTTCGCCGTGCTGCTGGCCGAGGGGCCGGACGCGGCGCGGGCCGCCGCGCTGCCGGTCGAGGAGTAG
- a CDS encoding SDR family oxidoreductase: MGTHVITGAGSGIGAAVAAKLTERGEELWLLARDARRAAELRERFPAAQTLVGDLAQPERLSWALGHQAQPDRIDSLLHVAGMVELGAIGDMGVKVWQDTLAVNLVAPAELTRLFLPTVRMSRGHVVFVNSGAGLRASAEWGVYAASKFGLKALADSLREEEHGNGVRVTTVYPGRTATPMQVKVHAQEGRAYEADAWIAPESVATAVLTALDLPRDAEITDVTVRPGR, translated from the coding sequence ATGGGTACGCATGTGATCACCGGAGCGGGCTCCGGCATCGGCGCGGCGGTCGCCGCGAAGCTGACCGAGCGCGGCGAGGAGCTGTGGCTGCTGGCGCGGGACGCGCGCCGCGCGGCGGAGCTGCGTGAGCGGTTCCCCGCCGCGCAGACGCTGGTCGGCGACCTGGCCCAGCCGGAGCGGCTGAGCTGGGCGCTGGGGCACCAGGCGCAGCCGGACCGGATCGACTCGCTGCTGCACGTCGCGGGCATGGTCGAGCTGGGCGCGATCGGCGACATGGGCGTGAAGGTCTGGCAGGACACCCTGGCCGTGAACCTGGTGGCCCCGGCCGAGCTGACCCGGCTCTTCCTGCCGACGGTCCGGATGTCGCGCGGGCACGTGGTCTTCGTCAACTCCGGCGCGGGCCTGCGGGCGAGCGCCGAGTGGGGCGTCTACGCGGCGTCCAAGTTCGGGCTGAAGGCGCTGGCGGACTCGCTGCGCGAGGAGGAGCACGGCAACGGGGTGCGGGTGACCACCGTCTACCCGGGTCGTACCGCGACCCCGATGCAGGTCAAGGTGCACGCCCAGGAGGGCCGCGCGTACGAGGCTGACGCCTGGATCGCGCCGGAGTCGGTCGCGACGGCGGTGCTCACCGCGCTCGACCTGCCGCGCGACGCGGAGATCACCGATGTGACGGTACGGCCGGGCCGATGA
- a CDS encoding methionine synthase encodes MSGLPFPELTGPGATGIGSMPGTDAREAAKTVTGSLEALPHLAELPARGPGADMIGRSLGMLVELFARVEPSGWRFGDHPGRDTRRAHSWLGEDLDALEEFTQDYVGPVKVQAVGPWTLAAAVELQRGEKALADPGAVRDIAASLTEGLRLHLAEVRRRIPGARVLLQLDEPSLPAVLAGRVKTASGWQRLRAVDKGVAEEVLRGLIGGVAALDVPVAVHSCAPQVPIGLLRRAGVSAVSLDASLLTERDDDAIGEGVEAGTVFLLGVVPSTDRKLSDPAGSVSGVRTLWRRLGLAPALLPRSVVITPTCGLAGASPAYARTALSHSVIAAQSLADNPE; translated from the coding sequence ATGAGCGGACTGCCTTTTCCCGAGCTGACCGGTCCCGGCGCGACCGGGATCGGGTCGATGCCCGGTACCGACGCGCGCGAGGCGGCGAAGACCGTCACCGGCTCGCTGGAGGCGCTGCCGCACCTGGCCGAGCTGCCCGCGCGCGGTCCGGGCGCGGACATGATCGGGCGCAGCCTGGGCATGCTGGTCGAGCTGTTCGCCAGGGTCGAGCCCTCGGGTTGGCGCTTCGGCGACCATCCGGGCCGGGACACCCGACGGGCCCACTCCTGGCTGGGCGAGGACCTGGACGCGCTGGAGGAGTTCACCCAGGACTACGTGGGCCCGGTCAAGGTCCAGGCGGTGGGCCCGTGGACCTTGGCGGCGGCGGTCGAACTCCAGCGCGGCGAGAAGGCGCTGGCCGATCCCGGCGCGGTCAGGGACATCGCCGCCTCGCTGACGGAGGGACTGCGGCTGCACCTGGCCGAGGTGCGCCGGCGGATCCCCGGCGCGCGGGTGCTGCTGCAGCTGGACGAGCCCTCGCTGCCCGCGGTGCTGGCCGGCCGGGTGAAGACGGCGAGCGGCTGGCAGCGGCTGCGCGCGGTGGACAAGGGCGTGGCCGAGGAGGTGCTGCGCGGTCTGATCGGCGGCGTGGCGGCGCTGGACGTCCCGGTTGCGGTGCACAGCTGCGCACCGCAGGTCCCGATCGGGCTCCTGCGCCGGGCGGGCGTCTCCGCGGTGTCGCTGGACGCATCCCTGCTGACGGAGCGTGACGACGACGCGATCGGTGAGGGAGTGGAGGCGGGGACCGTCTTTCTGCTCGGTGTCGTGCCTTCCACCGACCGAAAATTGTCAGACCCGGCCGGTAGTGTCAGTGGTGTGAGGACGTTGTGGCGGCGACTGGGCCTGGCCCCCGCGCTGCTGCCGCGCTCCGTCGTGATCACCCCGACCTGCGGCCTGGCCGGGGCGTCACCGGCGTATGCGCGTACCGCTCTGTCACACAGCGTCATCGCGGCGCAGAGTCTGGCCGACAATCCTGAATAA
- a CDS encoding trimeric intracellular cation channel family protein yields the protein MTSQLFSPGVEQVLDLSGIFVFALSGSLLAVRKNFDVFGMAVLAEATALGGGVLRDELIGAVPPVAFTNIGYFVTPLIATLVVFFLHPEVARINLTVQTLDALGLGLFAVTGTAKAHDYGLGVVASIALGMITAAGGGVIRDLLAMEIPSLLRWDRSLYAVPALLGAGVTAALISTGTLGAVTGSAAVLLAFGLRMLAIKYDLRAPRAWHRGSSNTGET from the coding sequence GTGACCTCGCAGCTTTTCTCCCCGGGGGTCGAGCAGGTGCTCGACCTCTCCGGCATCTTCGTCTTCGCCCTCTCCGGCAGCCTGCTCGCGGTGCGGAAGAACTTCGACGTCTTCGGCATGGCGGTGCTCGCGGAGGCGACGGCGCTGGGCGGGGGCGTGCTGCGCGACGAGCTGATCGGCGCGGTGCCCCCGGTCGCGTTCACGAACATCGGCTACTTCGTGACGCCCCTGATCGCGACGCTGGTGGTGTTCTTCCTGCACCCCGAGGTCGCCAGGATCAACCTCACCGTGCAGACGCTCGACGCGCTGGGGCTCGGCCTCTTCGCGGTGACCGGGACGGCGAAGGCCCACGACTACGGTCTGGGGGTGGTCGCCTCGATCGCACTGGGAATGATCACCGCGGCGGGCGGCGGCGTGATCCGTGACCTGCTGGCCATGGAGATCCCCTCGCTGCTGCGCTGGGACCGCTCCCTCTACGCCGTCCCCGCGCTGCTCGGCGCGGGTGTGACGGCGGCGCTGATCAGCACCGGCACGCTCGGCGCCGTGACCGGCAGTGCGGCGGTGCTGCTCGCCTTCGGCCTGCGGATGCTGGCCATCAAGTACGACCTGCGCGCGCCCCGCGCCTGGCACCGGGGCAGTTCCAACACCGGTGAGACCTGA
- a CDS encoding putative bifunctional diguanylate cyclase/phosphodiesterase — MERTSRSGLGADRAGFAVKAAVFLGVGFAGAAPLVPLAQVVGLHAPQLLPLFGVPIAVLFAAWWFGRQRLREGVTDRLTGLPNRAALHLAAGQAAAARARHALVLIDLDRFRSLNDTLGHLAGDRLLVQVAQRLQSLAVDTGALVARLGGDEFAVLVPEPPEEPGALLRLARGFAAEVAVPIQFGGLQLILESSTGVAVLPDHAPDAESLLRRADIAMVHAQRSRAGVAVYQAGQEEDTPLRLGLLGDLRRALDQGEVEIHYQPKVAFDGSVVGLEALVRWSRAGRGPVSPEEFVGLAESSGLMPQLTDYVLEAAVSQLARWREQGIVVQVAVNVSPRDVLRTGFATGVAERLARHGVPADALQLEITERLLLEDGARAAETLEELRGHGVGMSLDDFGTGYSSLVRLRRLPVGELKIDRSFVSRMVADDHDAAVVRCSVQLAHSLGLTVVAEGVEDDETWERLHRMGCDAVQGWLVSAALPAEAATAWLRTRTVESPETLRKTPARPVPPRP, encoded by the coding sequence ATGGAGCGCACGTCCCGGTCAGGCCTGGGTGCCGACCGTGCGGGGTTCGCCGTCAAGGCGGCGGTGTTTCTCGGCGTGGGGTTCGCCGGGGCGGCGCCGCTGGTGCCGCTGGCCCAGGTGGTCGGTTTGCACGCGCCGCAGCTGTTGCCGCTCTTCGGCGTGCCGATCGCGGTCCTCTTCGCCGCCTGGTGGTTCGGCCGGCAGCGGCTGCGCGAGGGCGTCACCGACCGGCTCACCGGGCTGCCCAACCGCGCCGCCCTGCACCTCGCCGCCGGGCAGGCCGCCGCCGCCCGGGCGCGGCACGCGCTGGTCCTGATCGACCTGGACCGGTTCCGCTCGCTCAACGACACGCTCGGACATCTCGCCGGCGACCGGCTGCTGGTCCAGGTCGCCCAGCGGCTGCAGTCGCTCGCCGTCGACACCGGCGCACTCGTCGCGCGCCTCGGCGGCGACGAGTTCGCCGTGCTGGTCCCCGAGCCGCCGGAGGAGCCCGGCGCGCTGCTGCGGCTGGCCCGCGGCTTCGCCGCCGAGGTCGCCGTGCCGATCCAGTTCGGGGGCCTGCAGCTGATCCTGGAGTCCAGCACCGGCGTCGCCGTGCTGCCCGACCACGCCCCGGACGCCGAGTCGCTGCTGCGGCGCGCCGACATCGCCATGGTCCACGCGCAGCGCAGCCGTGCCGGAGTCGCGGTCTACCAGGCCGGGCAGGAGGAGGACACCCCGCTCAGGCTCGGTCTCCTCGGCGACCTGCGCCGGGCGCTGGACCAGGGCGAGGTGGAGATCCATTACCAGCCCAAGGTCGCCTTCGACGGCAGCGTCGTCGGCCTGGAGGCGCTGGTGCGCTGGTCCCGCGCCGGGCGCGGCCCGGTCAGTCCCGAGGAGTTCGTCGGGCTGGCCGAATCCAGCGGGCTGATGCCGCAGCTCACCGACTACGTGCTGGAGGCGGCCGTCAGCCAGCTGGCGCGCTGGCGCGAACAGGGCATCGTGGTGCAGGTCGCCGTCAACGTCTCGCCGCGCGACGTGCTGCGGACGGGGTTCGCCACCGGCGTCGCCGAGCGGCTCGCCAGGCACGGCGTCCCCGCCGACGCGCTGCAGCTGGAGATCACCGAGCGGCTGCTGCTGGAGGACGGCGCCCGGGCCGCCGAGACGCTGGAGGAGCTGCGCGGCCACGGCGTCGGCATGTCCCTGGACGACTTCGGCACCGGCTACTCCTCGCTGGTGCGGCTGCGCCGCCTCCCGGTCGGCGAGCTGAAGATCGACCGCTCCTTCGTCAGCCGCATGGTCGCCGACGACCACGACGCGGCCGTGGTCCGCTGCAGCGTCCAGCTCGCGCACTCGCTCGGGCTGACCGTCGTCGCCGAGGGCGTCGAGGACGACGAGACCTGGGAGCGGCTGCACCGGATGGGCTGCGACGCGGTCCAGGGCTGGCTGGTCTCCGCCGCCCTCCCGGCCGAGGCCGCCACGGCCTGGCTGCGCACCCGCACCGTGGAGAGCCCGGAGACGCTGCGCAAAACGCCCGCGCGACCGGTGCCGCCGCGTCCGTAG
- a CDS encoding IclR family transcriptional regulator, whose translation MSQSVDRALTVLASLAEGPTSLEQAAARLGVHKSTALRLLRTLEEHGFVHRQADYRYRLGGGLFSLAQLALESIDVRGVAAPHLAALNDRCGHTVHLAVYEDGEATYVDKLESRYPVRMYSRIGKRAPLTASAVGKVLLAGLPPARRSELAYRLEYPAYTPRSLRTAEALLAELETVREQGWAMDRSEYEESVNCVAVPIRGIDGRVIAACSISTPTVVAPLAALRRLVPELTATADAISREYGGRSR comes from the coding sequence ATGTCGCAGTCGGTGGACCGGGCGCTCACCGTGCTCGCCTCGCTCGCCGAGGGCCCGACCTCGCTGGAGCAGGCCGCCGCGCGCCTCGGCGTGCACAAGTCCACCGCGCTGCGGCTGCTGCGGACGCTGGAGGAGCACGGCTTCGTGCACCGCCAGGCGGACTACCGCTACCGGCTCGGCGGCGGACTCTTCTCCCTGGCCCAGTTGGCGCTGGAGAGCATCGACGTCCGCGGTGTCGCGGCCCCGCACCTCGCCGCGCTGAACGACCGCTGCGGGCACACGGTCCACCTGGCCGTGTACGAGGACGGCGAGGCGACCTACGTCGACAAGCTGGAGAGCCGCTATCCGGTCAGGATGTACTCCCGCATCGGCAAGCGCGCCCCGCTGACCGCCTCCGCCGTCGGCAAGGTGCTGCTGGCCGGCCTGCCGCCGGCCCGCCGCTCCGAGCTCGCGTACCGGCTGGAGTACCCGGCCTACACGCCCCGCTCGCTGCGGACGGCCGAGGCGCTGCTCGCCGAACTGGAGACGGTCCGCGAGCAGGGCTGGGCGATGGACCGCAGCGAGTACGAGGAGAGCGTCAACTGCGTGGCGGTCCCGATCCGCGGCATCGACGGCCGGGTGATCGCCGCGTGTTCCATCTCCACTCCCACGGTGGTGGCCCCGCTCGCCGCCCTGCGCCGGCTGGTCCCCGAGCTGACGGCCACCGCGGACGCGATCTCCCGCGAGTACGGCGGACGCTCCCGCTGA
- a CDS encoding ABC transporter ATP-binding protein has product MSEESSTATVPAPATPPASEGEALLKVTNLVKHFPIKKGLLQRQVGAVQAVDGLTFDVRSGETLGVVGESGCGKSTMGRLITRLLEPTGGKVEFEGVDITHLNTAQMRPLRRDIQMIFQDPYSSLNPRHTIGTIVGAPFRLQNIKTENGIKTAVQDLLELCGLSPEHYNRYPHEFSGGQRQRIGIARALALRPKMIVADEPVSALDVSIQAQVVNLLDDLQQELGLTYVVIAHDLSVVRHVSDRVAVMYLGKIVEIADRDSLYKSPMHPYTNALMSAVPVPDPNRKEQRERILLTGDVPSPVNPPSGCRFRTRCWKATEQCATEEPPLVALKTGHQVACHFPENT; this is encoded by the coding sequence ATGAGTGAAGAAAGCTCGACGGCGACCGTCCCGGCGCCCGCGACTCCCCCCGCGTCCGAGGGCGAGGCGCTGCTCAAGGTCACCAACCTGGTCAAGCACTTCCCGATCAAGAAGGGCCTGCTGCAGCGCCAGGTCGGTGCGGTGCAGGCCGTGGACGGCCTCACCTTCGACGTCCGCAGCGGTGAGACCCTGGGCGTGGTGGGCGAGTCCGGCTGCGGCAAGTCGACCATGGGCCGGCTGATCACCCGTCTGCTGGAGCCGACCGGCGGCAAGGTGGAGTTCGAGGGCGTGGACATCACGCACCTGAACACCGCGCAGATGCGTCCGCTGCGACGCGACATCCAGATGATCTTCCAGGACCCGTACTCCTCGCTGAACCCGAGGCACACGATCGGGACGATCGTCGGCGCGCCGTTCCGGCTGCAGAACATCAAGACCGAGAACGGCATCAAGACCGCGGTCCAGGACCTGCTGGAGCTGTGCGGGCTCAGCCCCGAGCACTACAACCGCTACCCGCACGAGTTCTCCGGCGGTCAGCGCCAGCGCATCGGCATCGCCCGCGCGCTCGCGCTGCGGCCGAAGATGATCGTCGCGGACGAGCCGGTCTCGGCGCTGGACGTGTCGATCCAGGCGCAGGTCGTCAACCTCCTCGACGACCTGCAGCAGGAGCTGGGCCTCACCTACGTGGTGATCGCCCACGACCTCTCCGTGGTGCGCCACGTGTCGGACCGCGTCGCGGTGATGTACCTGGGCAAGATCGTCGAGATCGCGGACCGGGACTCCCTCTACAAGTCGCCGATGCACCCGTACACCAACGCGCTGATGTCCGCGGTGCCGGTGCCGGACCCGAACCGCAAGGAGCAGCGCGAGCGCATCCTGCTCACCGGTGACGTGCCCTCGCCGGTCAACCCGCCCTCCGGCTGCCGCTTCCGCACCCGTTGCTGGAAGGCGACGGAGCAGTGCGCGACGGAGGAGCCGCCGCTGGTGGCGCTCAAGACCGGCCACCAGGTGGCCTGTCACTTCCCCGAGAACACCTGA
- the mnmA gene encoding tRNA 2-thiouridine(34) synthase MnmA gives MSDFPGAPDSFAAALPGGKLRVLAAMSGGVDSAVAAARAVAAGHEVTGVHLALASNPQSFRTGARGCCTLEDSRDARRAADVIGIPFYVWDLAERFREDVIDDFVAEYAAGRTPNPCLRCNEKIKFAALLDKAVALGFDAVCTGHYARIVDEPGRGRTLHRGVDPGKDQSYVLGVLDAEQLAHAMFPLGDTPKEQVRVEAERRGLAVAKKPDSHDICFIADGDTQGFLAQRLGSATGDIVDVDGTVVGEHSGAFGFTIGQRKGLRIGRPAADGKPRYVLDISPVDNRVTVGPVEALDIAALTGVKPRWCGEEAPVGTGRYHAQLRAHGEPVPVTAEIDADGGLRVVLDAPVRGIAPGQAVVLYDGTRVVGSATIATTERATPQPQPQQA, from the coding sequence ATGTCTGACTTTCCCGGTGCCCCTGACTCCTTCGCCGCCGCCCTGCCGGGCGGGAAGCTGCGCGTGCTCGCGGCCATGTCCGGGGGCGTGGACTCCGCCGTCGCCGCCGCGCGGGCCGTGGCGGCCGGGCACGAGGTGACCGGCGTGCATCTCGCCTTGGCGAGCAATCCGCAGTCGTTCCGGACCGGGGCCCGCGGCTGCTGCACGCTGGAGGACTCGCGGGACGCGCGCCGCGCCGCGGATGTGATCGGGATCCCGTTCTACGTCTGGGATCTCGCCGAGCGGTTCCGCGAGGACGTCATCGACGACTTCGTCGCCGAGTACGCGGCGGGGCGGACGCCCAACCCCTGTCTCCGCTGCAACGAGAAGATCAAGTTCGCCGCGCTGCTCGACAAGGCCGTCGCCCTCGGCTTCGACGCCGTCTGCACCGGCCACTACGCCAGGATCGTCGACGAGCCGGGCCGGGGGCGCACGCTCCACCGCGGGGTCGACCCGGGCAAGGACCAGTCCTACGTGCTCGGCGTCCTCGACGCCGAGCAGCTCGCGCATGCCATGTTCCCGCTGGGGGACACCCCGAAGGAGCAGGTCAGGGTGGAGGCCGAGCGCCGCGGCCTCGCGGTCGCGAAGAAGCCCGACAGTCACGACATCTGCTTCATCGCCGACGGGGACACCCAGGGATTCCTGGCCCAGCGGCTCGGCTCGGCCACCGGCGACATCGTGGACGTGGACGGCACCGTCGTCGGCGAGCACAGCGGGGCCTTCGGCTTCACCATCGGCCAGCGCAAGGGTCTGCGTATCGGACGGCCCGCCGCCGACGGGAAGCCGCGGTACGTGCTGGACATCTCGCCCGTCGACAACCGGGTCACCGTCGGCCCGGTCGAGGCGCTGGACATCGCCGCGCTCACCGGCGTCAAGCCGCGCTGGTGCGGGGAGGAGGCGCCGGTCGGCACCGGGCGCTACCACGCGCAGCTGCGGGCCCACGGCGAGCCGGTGCCGGTGACGGCGGAGATCGACGCGGACGGCGGCCTGCGCGTCGTCCTGGACGCGCCGGTCCGCGGCATCGCGCCGGGCCAGGCCGTGGTCCTGTACGACGGGACCCGCGTCGTCGGTTCGGCGACGATCGCGACCACCGAGCGGGCCACCCCGCAGCCCCAGCCGCAGCAGGCCTGA